A portion of the Candidatus Palauibacter polyketidifaciens genome contains these proteins:
- a CDS encoding AbrB/MazE/SpoVT family DNA-binding domain-containing protein, with the protein MLVKVPAKRQVTFPAHVLDVMGVRPGDRLELLEGPHGFVIRPHKIDLSRLAPLREQIDPDIAPFDVHAFRAQRHDPSLRD; encoded by the coding sequence ATGCTCGTCAAGGTACCGGCGAAGCGACAAGTCACGTTTCCGGCGCATGTCCTTGACGTCATGGGCGTCCGACCCGGCGACCGTCTCGAACTGCTGGAGGGGCCCCACGGCTTCGTCATACGACCCCACAAGATCGATCTGTCGCGTTTGGCCCCGCTAAGGGAGCAAATCGACCCCGACATCGCGCCCTTTGACGTTCACGCCTTCCGCGCCCAGCGACATGATCCTTCGCTACGGGATTGA
- a CDS encoding 6-bladed beta-propeller: protein MSLLGSLWGGELGGQLRDGIEISNVPLLEIGVAEGENPYLFSKISGAFLLDDERVVVCDGELVELRVYGRDGSFLHRVGGRGEGPGEFFQIDAVWPVSDGRIGVWDAGNLRISTFSAEGELVSAERVKIEMQAGRPRNLELFLGSFDDDDVILASVEAGRASSGVAADQWTLGRFSLDGDPQGLLGQLRGFRRMVGSPLPFTPIPSVAVLGDTVWAVDGYGPEIGHLDADGNLQPAIAVPTVDLETDEAWSLLREELQRRDAGLFLQLMDRLPPPDEIPQIGGLLVDNASQLWVKVYDPSVDALWIGDPLLPGAGGEWRVVGSGGEARGAVQMPDGVTPLAITEDRLVGIARGALDVERLVVHRIRPGGG from the coding sequence GTGAGTCTGCTGGGTTCGCTATGGGGCGGAGAGCTGGGGGGGCAGCTTCGCGACGGAATCGAAATCAGCAACGTGCCGTTGTTGGAGATCGGCGTTGCGGAGGGGGAAAACCCGTACCTGTTCAGCAAGATTTCGGGCGCGTTTCTGCTGGACGACGAACGCGTCGTCGTGTGCGACGGAGAGCTTGTGGAACTCCGTGTGTACGGACGAGATGGGAGTTTCCTGCACCGGGTAGGAGGGCGGGGGGAAGGTCCGGGTGAGTTCTTCCAGATAGATGCAGTTTGGCCAGTATCGGACGGGCGGATCGGCGTTTGGGATGCGGGGAACCTGCGCATATCTACGTTTTCGGCGGAAGGCGAACTCGTGAGCGCGGAGCGTGTGAAGATCGAGATGCAGGCGGGACGGCCGAGAAACCTGGAGCTCTTCCTCGGATCGTTCGACGACGACGATGTGATATTGGCCTCCGTGGAGGCAGGGCGCGCCTCAAGCGGTGTGGCTGCGGATCAATGGACACTGGGGCGCTTCAGCCTTGACGGTGATCCGCAGGGTCTCCTGGGGCAACTGCGCGGATTTCGAAGAATGGTCGGGTCGCCTTTGCCGTTCACGCCGATACCGTCTGTCGCGGTGCTTGGTGACACTGTATGGGCAGTGGACGGGTACGGGCCCGAGATAGGGCACCTGGACGCCGACGGGAACCTCCAGCCCGCCATCGCGGTACCGACAGTTGATCTCGAGACGGACGAAGCATGGTCACTTTTGAGGGAGGAACTACAAAGACGTGACGCCGGACTGTTTCTGCAGTTGATGGACCGACTACCGCCGCCGGATGAGATACCGCAGATCGGGGGTCTGCTTGTCGATAATGCCAGCCAGCTCTGGGTCAAGGTGTACGATCCGTCTGTCGACGCACTGTGGATCGGCGATCCTCTGCTCCCGGGCGCAGGCGGCGAATGGCGAGTCGTCGGCTCTGGCGGAGAAGCCAGGGGTGCGGTTCAGATGCCGGACGGCGTGACCCCACTTGCTATCACGGAGGACCGTCTCGTGGGGATCGCTCGCGGTGCCCTGGATGTGGAACGGCTGGTCGTGCACCGTATCCGGCCCGGCGGAGGATAG